The genomic interval CTCGCCATCGCTATGCTTTGCTTGGCTGCAGGAATGTGCGCGACAGGAATctccgtcgtcctcctcctcctcccctgcgtCGTCTACGTCCTCTTCGCTGCCGTTCCGGTAGGACGCGGCAGCGCCCGAGAGGGCGAGAGGTCCCTGACCCAGGAGCGGCGTCTGGGTTTGAGAGTGAAAAGGACAAAAATACCCCTCCACATATAATTTTTCTTGGTCTAAAATATCCCTCCACAATTCTACTACCATCAAGTGTGGTGGTAGTAGAAATACATCTGAACCGTTCGATCAAATGCGATCAATGGTTCAGATTATTCTCTACtacaagtagaaagcaccggagtggGACTCTAGATGTTAACGAATCAAGACATATGtctttgtctagattcattaacatctatatgtatgtatgtagataatactagaatgacttacattatgaaacagagaaaatatgaacatgaaaatatttagtcaagGATTTACCGCTAGACTCCGTTTCTTTAAACATGTGCTAAGGATTATTCGCGGTTACATGTGGTGTGTATGTACATCTTACATGTAAGTTATTACTTGACATAAATTTTACGCTTTCAATTTTATGGAACAAACTCTATACACGAGAACATGCTAACACAACTAGGGTCCCCTTATCTTTTGGGGAGGGGTTACCCTACTCAACAATATCATGGTTACTAAAAACCAAGAAATTACTAACAGAAAGAGATCTAAAAAACTAAGAGAAGTAATcgcatgatattgtaaaacccAGGCACATTAGGAGTGGCATTCATGTTTGAAAGGTCACATTCTGCATGTTCAGGGAAATAGTTCAAACTTTCTAAAACATAACATCataaagatagatttctttacAAGCATGGTTTTAAACGTATATGTTTCATTTCGACAATCATAGTATTATATTGTTGGTGTATACGGCTGGATTCACAATGTTTGACAATCATGTGGAGTCAatcagggtttcccaaaccgctgGGGCcgggttaccgcgccccggcggtaagtACGgctaccgcgcggtaaccgtgaaaaatcgtgcaaaatttatcaaaaatttaaattattttttaatttatttaaatttaaggaggttaccgcggtatttctATTACCGTACCTCCGCGGTAAGGACGGTCaccgcgcggttaccgacgGTAATGTAAGCCCTAGAGTCAATACAGGTTACTGTATATATAGTTCCACGTGGTCAGGTGCACTTCTTAATTTAGAGGTAAAAACACCTATATAATATGAATGAATTTATTAtagggccttgtttagttggggaaaatttttggtttgattgtcacatcggatatatggacacatttgaagtattaaaggtagtctaataacaaaacaaaattacagattccgccaagaaactacgagacgaatctattaagcctaattaatctgtcattagcaaatgtttaatgtagcaccatattgtaaAATCATGATagaattaggtttaaaagattcgtctcgtaatttacacgtaatttgtgtaatttgttttttttcctatatttaatactctatgtatatACAACgtaaaaatttttgtttggaaGCTAAACATGGCCTAGGTCTTGATATAATTATGTGTCATGCCAATCACTGTTGTACATATGTGAATCTACGGTGAAGAACGAGAGAGGCACCTCTAGCTTACTGTAGTAATTGACCTGCCAATGCGAGCTTTTAATTCGAGTGACAATTCACCCTGTACGCTTCTTGCAAACGACACATTAATGGTCATCTTTTCTTCCATGAATATAGCCCATTTCTTCATACATTGCGTGCAACGTGCTTATGAACCACGCGTGCGCTGTTCTTTGACTACAGAAATAAGCACTTCGCGTGCGCTGTTCTTTGACTACAGAACTGGATTCACGCATAGACAAAGGCTCCTGTGGATAAGCAACTAGCTCCCTATCCAAGTATCCATCGTTGGAAAAACTCTCCAATCAAGTTAGGTCGAAGTTTTCCTCTATAGTccttaaggaaaaaaaaaggggcaaaTATCAGTGCTTCACTACAGATAAAAAAAAGCCTGTGTGCTCGAATATTGCTTGAAACAAATTAATTCTGAggttttttgaacattttcacaTTTGTGAATATCTTTGCACAGTAAACTTGTTTATCAAAATAAAACAAGAGAGAATCATATATAGATGGACCACTAATTTGTAATATTAAAGTACATTAAGGGTGACGGATTAACTATTGTTGCCTTATTTTTTTAGAGTACTAGAAAGGGTTTGCGCGCTACGGCgcgcagcaaaaaaaaattaaacagaaAATATTACAGAACGATTAGGTGATTAATGCATATACATGTACTCCGTCAGTGATCATTTACATTGATTAAAAAACAACACACTAATATACAAGACAAATAAAGTAGCTGCCTACAGGAAATGGTCCATTTATAAGTTCATGTGCATTCTTCTCTCCTGCTAGTTCAATCCACAACAAAAGCACAGCAGTATGAATGGCAGCTTTGGTCCTGCAAACATGAAATGGTTATACTTATGTCGGACGATATAATGCACATAATAGTTTCGTTATAAAGCAGCACCGACTGAAGAGTGGGAGCACCAAACTAAGTGGATTAAACATAAAAGAATATTTATTATGAAATATAGCACAGTCTCCAGCTCTTATCAGTcaaaataaataagtaaataaaagaatatataatatatataaatatgtaagaGCAGCAGGAAAATGATTATCCGTAGGCATCACCATCGTTTGGAAAGCCTTTGTGTCATATTAAACTCTGAAAAGTGCTCTAGAATGACATAAGGCCAACATCCCGTGAGCTGTTTGTTTATAAACAAGTTGCCCGTTAAAAGAGTAAACTatgactgaaaaaaaaatcatgctagctagctacttacAGGGAAACCAAGATTTGCAACCATTAAAATTAAACCACCATACATAGTACTGTTTAGCAACGATACATATGTATCAGCAAGTATACCTTGCTACGGGGTAGTCACTGAGCACACATAAAACCCCACGTGTAAGGAAGAGAAATTGAATGTAATTCATAGGAGGTCAATTCAGTTTTGGAAAATATGTCGTTTTGGCACGCGTTTCTGTATGGCCACTAATCTTCACATATTAAATAACATTATTTTATATCATATTGTTGGgcttatgaaaaaataaaacaatccaAACATCCAAAACCGAACTGTCACCATAACCAAACCAAATCCGTATATCTAAGGACTGTTGAGCCTAGTAACCTCACATTAGCACAAAAAACTTGTTGGGCAACATAATTGACctaacaatatatatagggAGCTCATCAACAAACAACATTGTGTGACACAATGACCTAAGAGACCAAGAACATACACCTAGGTTTCTATCTAGCATATCCATCAAACAAAAGTTAAGTTGGGAGTGGCTTGTTTTTCACTTAATCTTCATGTATGAATAATGCATAGCTTTAAGTAGAGACAACCATCATGAAGAAAAGATCCATATGGATACAAAAATGTACTGCTAGTAGGAAGTAGTAGGTCATAACACAAGTAAGGGTGGCTTATGGCATAGCGGCATAGCATCTTAAAGCCCCTTTGATTCACAGGATAGGCAAAGCACACGAATAGGAAAAACCCAGGAATAAAAGTGGTGTGCTTCTTTAATTCTACAGGAATAAAAACACAGGAAAAGATAATAGGAGCCCTTCGATAGTGccataggaaaaacaaaggaaaatttaCAAAGAGGTTATACCTCTTGGTATTTTTCCCATGAAAGTGAAGCATAGGAACATAGTCCTATAAGCCAAAGGGAAACATAGGAAGAAAAATCTGTTGGAATTTGAATCCCATAAAATTCTTTGCCACTCCTAAGAATCAAAAGGGCCCTAACACCGTAAGAAATGTTAGCTGACAGATGCAATAAACCTTTCCTTATGTAATCCATTATTGACATATTTCTTTCAAAAGCAGAGTGAGAGCAGTGACACTGTAACATTACAGCAAATAGTAAATTGCATGATAGATCACCTACAGGAGAGAATGACAGCCCTGAATAATTGTAGCTTTTGTCATCACCTACACAAATACTTCACTTTAATCAGAAGTAAAGAACATTCACAGCCCTCGCGGCAACACCTAGCCATAATGTGGGAccttattttaagaaaaaatgatATAATAGTCACTAACCAAAACTACTGCACCAAAATCGAAAGCAGTCACAATATGTTGGCAACAAAGAGCCCCACCTTCGGTTTTTTCGGCTAGGTAGCGGGCTTAACTCTCTTATGCTGAATGTACCTTAACTGATGCTTGGTGCAGTCTATTTTCCCTGCACGGAGAAGTAAAGCGATAGAAATGAAATTGCTATGGATCCAGATGTGATACTGAAGAGGCAACCATCTTAAACATCAAAGGggataataaaatattatctgGAACTTATGCTAATCAGGTGTGAATGATGCTATGTAAATCCTAACTGGTAATGTAATACGCACTAAACACCTTGTTTCATCTCCAGGGACTATGTGTCTTGTAACTGAATCTGTATATAGCACTGAAAAGTAAGTAAGATTCAGAGGCCCCGCAAAAAAGGTAAGATTCAGAGGCAATGCAACGGCATGAACAAAAAGGGAAAACTGCAATAAGCTAGTATTGGTCAGCAGCAGCACATCCACATGACAGCAAGCATGAGGCAGAGCAAAACAGTACAGAGCAGAGGAGGAAATACATATGGAGGGACGGAGGAGGCTTATTTCCTCAAGGCGATGGAGTTGTCCATGAAGTCTGGGATAACACCCTGACCCTTGCATTGAATCTAGGTACCTGCACAACCAGGCAATAGCAGAAAGGGGAGGAATTGATAAGAATAGCTACATTGCCATAATTGGAAAAAAGAAGCCCTTGACAGACTACCTGCCAGCAAAATTAAAGGTGGAAGCTAATCATTTAATTGCTGCTCCTTGGCAACTCCTGAATCCAATAACCGTGGTGCTGGTGTGTCACCCTGCTGCAGCCCTATTGATGCACTACCATTCCGTGGTCTGGAAGACCAGTGTGGGTCTTGCACCGGCAAAATGAAGAAATATACCAGCAACAAGGCTTTCATTGAAAGCAAGACTGCCATTTTGTCTCATGTGATTCACCTCAGCTTGGATGCCTGAAAGTAGTGTTTGCAATTTTGAAACTTATGTAATACAATCAACGTAGGTTGTATCCATTCTAAAGAAAATCAACCCTGCTTTTTCTTTATGAATGTAGGAAACATGCATGGACTTAATGAAATTCCTTTTTTATGCTGGTTTTAGATGAATTTGTGTTTCACTCTGTTTCAGAACAAAGAATTGCATCACAACAGGCTAAATTTGTTTAGAGCAGTGCAAGAACATGTTTGCAGGAATAGGACCTTGAAGATTGTTGTTGGCAAGATTTCTATATGCAAAATTTGGTCAACAATTGcacagaataaaaataaagcaTACAACATAATTCTTAGACGCGATAAAATTTTTTACAGTTCAAAAAGCTCAAGTTTGCCAAGTTCAGCTGGAATTCGAGCTTTGCACAGGCACAGCTCTTTTCATGATTGTTACAGGGAGGAGGGTTGTCAGTTGATGACAGAAGGTCAGGATTAGTTGCTTTGGAGGTGACAGGCTAATGGTCGCATTTGCTTTAGCACATCTACATCTTTAAGTTTCTATTGAAAAATAGACTTGTGATGGTGATGACAAATTCAATTTCCCTTTAAGTTATTTTGAGACTCCTCCAGTCTTTCCACTATTCATTcataaaaaacataaaagatTGGCATGTGGTAATCCATGGCAAATGATTACAAAACCACAGAACACATCAACCATGAAACTCAAAAGTACCTGCAGAGCTAGTCCATAACCTCCATCAAATTCTTGTTCGAAGAAAAGTAGCTGTAGATAAATATTTGGCAATTGAGAGAATTATAAATAATATTCCAAAATTCAAAAGAGATGCAGAACATAAAAGCTTCAATTCCAGAGCAACCGAAGGAATAATCAACATCATACCTTAAATTTACTTTGTGCGGCTGAGTTGACTCTGACTACAATGCCTGACCGAGCTTGTTCTTCACTTATTGTTACACCATAAAAAAGAGCACACTTCTCGTCAGCctataaatagaaaaatatatgtggtaGCCATCCCATTATAAACAAGATCATAAAACTGGTAGTGGCGGAACCTTTCCTGGTGCTGATGATCCAACTGGGAGTGATCTCAATGTATCTGTTCCACTTATAGCTTCTTCAAGAACATTCAAGACAAAAGGAGAACTGGAAGGATAAGAACtgagggcatgttcactttgatgccaaaaaaatccttaccaaattttgacattgccgaaattttggcaactatgccaaaattttggcaagatttcttatatagttaccaaaatttggcagcaaactaaatgtagccacttttttggcaactttaccaaaatttggtaatgttgaaaatggcatcaaagtgaacatgccctgaACCTTTGTTGCTTAACTCGACCAAATTTTTTGTGTTGACCTAAACCATTGCTGAAAGAATAGAACAGGAAGGAGAGAACTGAATCCTTTCTAATTCTTCATTATACCAAGCTGTCACAGACCATGCGCAGAGGACGTCGGACCCGGATGCTTGAAGGGGACAGGTTTGATGGAGATCTCAACGGCCAACTTCTGCCAATCCGCTTCCTCCATCCTCGCGGGCCGCCCgcttcttctttctccaccGGTCAAACTGTCAGATCCGGCGAGGAATTGAGCTGCCGACCACGGAGCGGCGCCGTAGATTTGGGTAGGAGGGAAGAGTGGAGCGATGGGCAGAGTGGAGGGGGCCGGAGGAGGTGCTGGCAGaggacggcggtggccggaggacgacgacgctggGAGACGGATAGGAGAGAGACGAACGGAGAAGGCTGCCGCCGCTGAcagaaggggagggagaagaagggaGGGGACACGGCGACAACAGCAACGACGGGCGCCGCATCTGTCCTCCCTTgtcgcaaccgccgccgccggcacaaGTGAAGGGAGAAGGAGGAAGGGAGCACCTGTGCCGGCTCCGACGGGCGCCTCGCCCGTCCTGCCCTCGGCGGTGCTGACACAAGGTGAggtaggagggagaggagagggagtaaAAAGGGGAGGGAAGACATCGGCGTCAGCTCGAACGCGCCAtccgccccgacgccgccgtgagggaagggagaagaagGGGGGAGCGGGGAAACCGGCGACGGctccaacgccgccgccaaatcgCCGATCGGAAGGGGGAGCGAAAGGGGATCGGGGAGGGCGACGTGGGGAGGGGAGCGCTCGTCGATTCTACGACCAGGTAAGGACGGAACCATCTAGTATACGAACGGCCAGATTTTGTCCACACGTGGGAAACAACGGCTCTGATCAGGTGGACTCAATCAGAAATACTAAAATAACGAGGGATTTTATGCAAAATTCGATGGCGTGGATCGGCTGAGCTCGCGGCAAATCTAGGACTTTTAAGATATCTAGTATACAGAAGACTCCATACTGTGTTCTGCACCTAAGATTGGGCAGCTTTGAGTGCTTTAGCGGCCACATGCTTAAGAAGTCACGTTGCACCGTGCCAGGTTTAAGTTTTTACGTTTTGGAATATAGGgactgtttggtacagctccaactcctaaatattaCTTCacgagttgagtctggagtggagttcacaactctagtacattttgtgagagagcttcacCCAACtctactcccagttttggtggagctgaactgtttggctgagctccagctccaagagAGGTGGAACTGAAACTGTGCCAAACGGACCCATATTATTCCATTATTTTATCCAACAAATCCCAATTTCCCGGTGGAATAAACGGAGCACGACAGGAACGAAGAgagacagaagaaaaaaaaaaagaagggccCCACCAAATTTACCCCCACTACCGCAACGGCAGTTTCCGTATTCACCTCCCCATactttcccctcttcctccccttccaccaccacccccacccccacgaACGCAAACCCCCACAAGTACCAGCTCGCAAATGCTCCATTAGCTCCCGAAATCCAAAccaccccccctcctcccctcacgGGCTCACGGCCTCACCCACCCACCAACCCATCCATCCaactccgcggcggcggcggcggcgatgacgacccGATCCAATGGCGAGCACCACCACGGGCCGCCCTCGTACCAGCAGCGGCGCCCGCACTACGGGGGCGGGTACGGCGGCGGGTCGGCCTCGTtccgcggctgctgctgctgcatcttcctgctgctcaccttcctgGCCCTCCTCGCGCTGGCCGTCGCGCTCGTCGTGGTGCTGGTGGTGAAGCCGCGGAAGCCGCAGTTCGACCTCAACCAGGTGTCCGTCCAGTACCTCCTCGTCaccccgccgtcctccgccgcctccgccgtgggGGGGACCGTGGCCGCCGCGGTCCCCGCCGCGGCCTACCTCTCCCTCAACATCACGCTCCTCTTCACCGCCGTGAACCCCAACAAGGTCGGCATCCGCTACGGCGCCACGGCGTTCGACGTCATGTACCACGGCGTGCCGCTCGGAGTGGCGGCCGTGCCCGGGTTCGAGCAGCCGGCGCACAGCACCCGCCTGCTCCAGACCCGCGTCATCGTCGACCGCTTCAACGTGCTCCAGGCCGACGCCCAGGACCTCGTCCGCGACGCCGCGATCAGCGACCGCGTCGACCTCCGCATCAccggcgacgtcggcgccaAGATCCTCGTGCTCGGCTTCTCCTCCCCAAAAGTCCAGGTAAACCCCACCCCGCCCAAACCCAACTTCCCCCTACCTCCGCCGCAAGCGGCCGATTACGCGCGACCTGATCGTGAAAGCTGCGTGTGAACGAACCTCAGGTGTCGGTGGATTGCGCGATCGCCATCAGTCCGAGGAGGCAGTCACTGACATACAAGCAATGTGGCGTGGATGGCCTAAGCGTctagcagcagcaaccaacCACCACACCATCGCAGcaacagcagcggcagcagaagaagaagaaggatgcAGAAGGCTTAATCTAATGGAGATAGATAAGTGGATGTGACCCGTGTTTGTCGATTctaatctctctttctctatctaaTCCTGGGTTCCGATTCCTGTACGTGGGGGGTAAATTTTGAGCTCTCTCACCTCACCctagaggaggaggtcgccgctgATTTTTGTGAATTACTGTCCGGTAATTATCACTATCGCCCAATTCGCCATGGTCAATTCCTTCATCTTTCTTCATCGTTCTCAATTACTTAGGGGCAAAGGGAAGTGGtgggagcgagcgagcgagcgggtGGGATCTGTCACCTGTCCGCTTTCCGCTCGGTTATCTTCTCCCCTTGTTCGTGTCCGTTTGCCCGTTTGGTGCGTATGCCATTGTTTCGGCGTGGTGTTTATTCGTTTCGGCTCGGAGTTGGTGGGACTCCGCTGTCCGGTGCACGCTGCCACGGCCGCACGCCCATGCCCATGTCCTCCCCTGGGTAATCTGGCTGGCTcagccggcagcggcgccgcggcaTGGAGACGAACGAGTTAGGGCGTGTGGCCGTGTGGATGGTCAGTAACTTTCGTGGTGGTGACCGGTGGTAGTGGTGGGGACGGAGGTGTACTCGAGAATTTACGGTTACCTGGAAATGAGGGGCGTGGGTTAGGCGATAAACCATTTGTAAATGCAGACCTGCAGAGTTGCGGAAGAACGTTTTGGAGAAGGAACGTGGCCCTTCCGTGTTGTGTCGAGTGTCAGACGGCAGGAATATACCGTAGAGTAGTCCTCATGCCGACTGGAGAGTGTCTTGAACCTGGTTATAAAGGTTTGgttagttggggaaaaggaaatttttatgtgtcacatcgaacgtttgaccggatgttggaaggagttttcggacatgaatgaaaaaactaatatcAAAACtagcctggaaaccgcgagacgaatcttttgagactaattaagccgttaTTAGTACgtgtaggttactgtagcacttatggctaatcacggactaattaggtttaaaagattcgtttcgcgatTTCCTCcataactatgcaattagtttttctttttatctatatttaatgcttcatgcatgtgtctaaagattcgatgtgatgtttttgagaaaaatttttagggaactaaacgggccctaaaTTAGTATCTGAGTTAGTGACTTGAACCTGGTTAAATTAGTACAAATCTCGGTTTGCACATGGCTTGGCAGTTCTTGTTTTGATTCCTCAATAACTCTGGTGCACGAACGTGTTATCTTCCCGAATTTTAAACCGTGCTGTCCTGGAATTTATTGGTTGGTAGAAGGATTCTCGAAGTTCAATCTTGGTACTAGTAGATCCTTTTATCGAATCGAAATCTTGCCACAGTTGGACACTCGGAGGTTTATAATGGAGTGCATTGATTCGCTATTTGTAAGTAGCCTAAGTTTTCTCTGTTAATCCTAAGTCAATATTCTTGGACTTTATATACTTTTTCCTCAGTGTACTTCTAGCTACCATATTCGTGTAAACAGGTGGGTCTCCGGACACAGCACCGGGTTTGGACTTCCCAGGCTTAACGTAAGTGTTGTAATTAGCTAAATTGAATCTCGGTTTTCTTGACTTAAACTATCACAAGTGGCTGCTTTCACAATCCGTTGATAGCGGCCAGTGCGAGATTACGTTGGTACGTTGCGGCAGGCCGTCGTAGTCGTGAAATGCATCTGCTCCTCGCTGgggccagtttttttttttcttttgtgtccCTTCCGTTGAGTTCCCTTGACGTTTTTGCCTTCTGATTTGGTGTGTAGCGACAATCATTGCTGACCTAACCCGAGACTCGCGAGCTACCGTAACCTCGCCGTTTCCTACGTCGCCGGGCCTGCACGTGTGCGTCACAGGCTCATAAATCATCGCCACGGcctcggattttttttctacgtT from Oryza glaberrima chromosome 3, OglaRS2, whole genome shotgun sequence carries:
- the LOC127766524 gene encoding LOW QUALITY PROTEIN: uncharacterized protein LOC127766524 (The sequence of the model RefSeq protein was modified relative to this genomic sequence to represent the inferred CDS: inserted 1 base in 1 codon), which translates into the protein MVPSLPGRRIDERSPPHVALPDPLSLPLPIGDLAAALEPSPVSPLPPSSPFPHGGVGADGAFELTPMSSLPFLLPLLSLLPHLVSAPPRAGRARRPSEPAQVLPSSFSLHLCRRRRLRQGRTDAAPVVAVVAVSPPFFSLPFCQRRQPSPFVSLLSVSQRRRPPATAVLCQHLLRPPPLCPXAPLFPPTQIYGAAPWSAAQFLAGSDSLTGGERRSGRPARMEEADWQKLAVEISIKPVPFKHPGPTSSAHGL
- the LOC127765433 gene encoding uncharacterized protein LOC127765433 → MTTRSNGEHHHGPPSYQQRRPHYGGGYGGGSASFRGCCCCIFLLLTFLALLALAVALVVVLVVKPRKPQFDLNQVSVQYLLVTPPSSAASAVGGTVAAAVPAAAYLSLNITLLFTAVNPNKVGIRYGATAFDVMYHGVPLGVAAVPGFEQPAHSTRLLQTRVIVDRFNVLQADAQDLVRDAAISDRVDLRITGDVGAKILVLGFSSPKVQVSVDCAIAISPRRQSLTYKQCGVDGLSV